Proteins from one Thermococcus sp. M36 genomic window:
- a CDS encoding NADH-quinone oxidoreductase subunit B family protein has product MNSSQRERLEKEISKLCRYIGRSPWVFHVNSGSCNGCDIEIIAVLTPRYDAERFGVKLAGTPRHADILLVTGPVTNQSLERVKLVYEQTPDPKVVVAVGACPTGGSVFFESPFTNAPLDKHIPVDVFVPGCPPRPEAILHGVVLGLQKLIEKIEGKEVGK; this is encoded by the coding sequence ATGAACTCCTCCCAGCGCGAGAGGCTTGAGAAAGAGATATCGAAGCTGTGCAGGTACATAGGAAGATCACCATGGGTTTTCCACGTTAACAGCGGCTCGTGCAACGGGTGCGACATCGAGATAATAGCCGTCCTGACACCGCGCTACGACGCGGAGCGCTTCGGTGTAAAGCTAGCCGGGACGCCGAGGCATGCCGACATACTGCTCGTTACCGGCCCCGTCACCAACCAGAGCCTTGAGAGGGTCAAGCTGGTCTACGAGCAGACCCCCGACCCGAAGGTGGTAGTGGCAGTCGGAGCGTGCCCCACCGGCGGAAGCGTGTTCTTCGAGAGCCCCTTCACCAACGCACCGCTGGACAAACACATACCGGTGGACGTCTTCGTCCCGGGCTGCCCGCCGAGACCTGAGGCCATACTGCACGGCGTCGTGCTCGGCCTTCAGAAGCTGATTGAGAAGATTGAAGGGAAGGAGGTAGGGAAATGA
- a CDS encoding hydrogenase subunit MbhD domain-containing protein, with protein MNFEELFWAIQVLVGIGLLTSAIAAIRFKNLVSAVIAMAVFSLILSLEFYVLQAPDVAIAEAGVGAGLTTAMYLLAIKNTTDEEVIE; from the coding sequence ATGAACTTCGAGGAGCTGTTCTGGGCGATTCAGGTGCTCGTTGGGATAGGGCTCCTAACCTCGGCGATAGCGGCGATACGCTTCAAGAACCTGGTCTCAGCCGTGATAGCGATGGCCGTCTTCAGCCTCATCCTCTCGCTGGAGTTCTACGTGCTCCAGGCGCCCGATGTCGCCATAGCGGAGGCAGGCGTTGGGGCCGGCCTCACGACCGCCATGTACCTCCTCGCTATAAAGAACACAACCGACGAGGAGGTGATAGAATGA
- a CDS encoding nickel-dependent hydrogenase large subunit, which translates to MNERIEYWVKIPIGPIHPALEEPEKFIITLDGERIINVDVKLGYNLRGIEWIALRRNYIQILYLAERMCGICSFSHNHTYSRAVEEMAGIVVPERAEYIRVIVGELERIHSHLLNLGVVGHAIGYDTVLHLTWLARERVMDILEFIGGNRVNYAVNMIGGVRRDIGEKHIRAIMDMIDYYRREVMPKIEEVFLYDPTVEARLRDAGVIPKRIAIEYSAQGPTARGSGVKKDVRYNEKLGVYPDLGVKPITPKEFTGVIKGDVFDRMVVRVGEIWQSLELIERAIDQMPEGKIKAVPKDNALLFQLKKAEGEGIGRYEAPRGELIHYVMAQKGKDVPARWKMREPTFPNLFAIARALVGEQVADVPVAIASIDPCLSCTDRVAVIDANTGRKKVLTERDLLRLSIEKTREINPNVKARPEVVGVGCPRGGGL; encoded by the coding sequence ATGAACGAGAGGATTGAGTACTGGGTCAAGATACCCATCGGACCCATTCACCCGGCTCTTGAGGAGCCGGAGAAGTTCATCATAACACTAGACGGAGAGAGGATAATCAACGTCGACGTCAAGCTCGGCTACAACCTGAGGGGAATAGAGTGGATAGCCCTGAGAAGGAACTACATCCAGATACTCTACCTGGCAGAGAGAATGTGCGGCATCTGCTCATTCTCCCACAACCACACCTACTCCAGAGCGGTAGAGGAGATGGCCGGCATAGTGGTTCCTGAGAGGGCCGAGTATATCCGCGTAATCGTCGGCGAGCTGGAGAGAATACACTCCCACCTGCTCAACCTCGGTGTAGTTGGCCACGCCATAGGCTACGACACCGTCCTGCACCTCACATGGCTCGCCAGAGAGCGCGTTATGGACATACTTGAGTTCATCGGCGGCAACAGGGTCAACTACGCCGTCAACATGATAGGCGGCGTTAGGAGGGACATTGGGGAGAAGCACATCAGGGCAATAATGGACATGATAGACTACTACCGCAGGGAGGTCATGCCCAAGATAGAGGAGGTCTTCCTCTACGACCCGACCGTCGAGGCCCGCTTAAGGGACGCGGGCGTTATTCCAAAGAGGATAGCAATCGAGTACAGCGCCCAGGGGCCCACCGCGAGGGGAAGCGGCGTCAAGAAGGACGTCCGCTACAACGAGAAGCTCGGCGTTTATCCCGACCTCGGAGTGAAGCCGATAACCCCCAAGGAGTTCACCGGTGTCATCAAGGGGGACGTCTTCGACAGGATGGTCGTCAGGGTCGGGGAGATATGGCAGAGCCTTGAGCTCATCGAGAGGGCCATAGACCAGATGCCAGAGGGCAAGATAAAGGCCGTCCCCAAGGACAACGCCCTCCTCTTCCAGCTCAAGAAGGCAGAGGGGGAGGGAATAGGCAGGTACGAGGCTCCGAGAGGAGAGCTCATCCACTACGTCATGGCCCAGAAGGGCAAGGACGTCCCGGCGAGGTGGAAGATGAGGGAGCCGACCTTCCCCAACCTGTTCGCGATAGCCAGGGCATTGGTAGGCGAGCAGGTCGCCGACGTCCCGGTCGCGATAGCCTCAATAGACCCGTGCCTGAGCTGTACCGACAGGGTCGCGGTTATCGATGCAAATACCGGAAGGAAGAAGGTTCTCACCGAGAGGGACCTTCTCAGGCTCTCCATTGAGAAGACGAGGGAGATCAACCCCAACGTAAAGGCCAGACCCGAAGTAGTTGGAGTAGGATGCCCGAGGGGTGGTGGACTATGA
- a CDS encoding NADH-quinone oxidoreductase subunit C: MNVDEFIRVFGERFPEAEIRVSENKQPHPRKRVWVTVEREKFHDAMAFIKELDPTAQFSIIIARDAGETLEAKYHMELFWEEGESISLIVGTSVPKDDPKLPTVTDVFPSALPYEREVQEFYGLFFEGIPDPRRLFLPDDWPEGVYPLRLDDTGIKPEMVKNAGHPYKMKREGSK, from the coding sequence ATGAACGTTGACGAGTTCATCAGGGTTTTCGGCGAGAGGTTCCCTGAGGCGGAGATAAGGGTCAGCGAGAACAAGCAGCCCCACCCGAGGAAGAGGGTGTGGGTTACGGTCGAGAGGGAGAAGTTCCATGACGCGATGGCGTTCATAAAGGAGCTCGATCCGACGGCCCAGTTCTCCATAATCATCGCCAGGGACGCCGGCGAGACGCTTGAGGCAAAGTACCACATGGAGCTATTCTGGGAGGAGGGCGAGAGCATCTCGCTCATAGTCGGCACCAGCGTCCCCAAGGACGACCCAAAGCTCCCGACCGTTACAGACGTCTTCCCGAGCGCTCTGCCCTACGAGAGGGAAGTCCAGGAGTTCTACGGACTGTTCTTTGAGGGAATTCCCGACCCCAGAAGGCTCTTCCTCCCGGACGACTGGCCCGAAGGTGTCTACCCGCTCAGGCTGGACGATACAGGCATCAAGCCGGAGATGGTGAAGAACGCCGGCCACCCGTACAAAATGAAGAGGGAGGGCTCGAAATGA
- a CDS encoding DUF4040 domain-containing protein — MNVLSVDMAIQFGILLGVLIAAYLTITMRDLLSAAIASAAMSLLLSLEFYMLHAPDVAIAEAAVGAGVVTAIVVYGIAKTERWEREGP, encoded by the coding sequence ATGAACGTCCTCTCTGTTGACATGGCGATCCAGTTCGGCATACTCCTCGGCGTCCTCATAGCGGCCTACCTCACGATAACCATGCGCGACTTGCTCAGCGCGGCCATAGCCTCGGCAGCGATGAGCCTTCTGCTGAGCCTGGAGTTCTACATGCTCCACGCGCCGGACGTCGCGATAGCCGAGGCCGCTGTTGGAGCCGGCGTCGTTACAGCCATAGTCGTGTATGGAATTGCCAAAACGGAGAGATGGGAGCGTGAGGGGCCATGA
- the mbhE gene encoding hydrogen gas-evolving membrane-bound hydrogenase subunit E: MNRTFGALALLFLLGVLLVVASPSTGIKFGLGGDEWMKYRYTDQYYIEHGVEEVGGTNIVTNIVFDYRGYDTLGEATVLFTAIAGAVALLRPWRRDEDEE, encoded by the coding sequence ATGAACAGGACTTTTGGAGCTCTCGCACTGCTGTTCCTCCTGGGAGTATTGCTCGTCGTTGCGAGTCCGTCAACGGGGATAAAGTTCGGCCTCGGCGGGGACGAGTGGATGAAGTATCGCTACACCGATCAGTACTACATCGAGCACGGCGTTGAGGAAGTCGGTGGAACAAACATAGTCACGAACATAGTGTTCGACTACCGTGGCTACGACACCCTCGGGGAGGCGACGGTTCTCTTCACTGCCATAGCTGGAGCGGTTGCGCTCCTCAGGCCCTGGAGGAGGGATGAGGATGAAGAGTGA
- a CDS encoding Na(+)/H(+) antiporter subunit B has product MKSDMGLIVKTTARATIPLIGIFGAYVVSHGHLTPGGGFQGGATIAGAGILFLIAFGFGEMRKRYDHHIYSALEGLGGLVFLGMAMLGLGVAFFYNTLWHSGPFFDGQPGTLLSAGYLPIMNLAVGLKVFAGLISAMVAIAAYRRWKE; this is encoded by the coding sequence ATGAAGAGTGACATGGGGCTCATAGTCAAAACGACCGCGAGGGCCACCATTCCCCTCATCGGCATATTCGGCGCCTACGTGGTCTCACACGGTCACCTAACACCTGGAGGCGGCTTCCAAGGAGGTGCGACGATAGCCGGGGCGGGGATACTGTTCCTCATAGCCTTCGGCTTCGGCGAGATGAGGAAGAGGTACGACCACCACATTTACTCAGCTCTTGAAGGTCTTGGAGGCCTGGTCTTCCTCGGCATGGCCATGCTCGGCCTGGGAGTTGCGTTCTTCTACAACACGCTCTGGCACAGTGGGCCGTTCTTCGACGGCCAGCCGGGAACGCTGCTTTCAGCGGGATACCTTCCCATAATGAACCTCGCCGTCGGCCTGAAGGTCTTCGCGGGACTGATCAGCGCGATGGTGGCGATAGCCGCTTACAGGAGGTGGAAAGAGTGA
- the mbhE gene encoding hydrogen gas-evolving membrane-bound hydrogenase subunit E — MRKALGLFAFIGFTLFLIAAAMSLRPFGEPVHTDMDAYFIGHAQAEASANNVITSIVFDYRGFDTLGEATVLFTAVAGVLMALRRKGVKT, encoded by the coding sequence ATGAGGAAAGCCCTCGGTCTCTTCGCGTTCATAGGCTTCACCCTCTTCCTCATAGCCGCCGCCATGAGCCTCAGGCCCTTCGGGGAGCCTGTTCACACTGACATGGACGCATACTTCATCGGGCACGCCCAGGCGGAGGCTTCGGCAAACAACGTCATCACGAGCATAGTCTTCGACTACAGGGGATTTGATACCCTCGGCGAGGCGACCGTCCTCTTCACGGCCGTTGCCGGTGTATTGATGGCCCTCAGGCGTAAGGGGGTGAAGACATGA
- a CDS encoding NADH-quinone oxidoreductase subunit K, with amino-acid sequence MIPFQFITAFLMIAMGIYAFLYKRNLIKLILALNVIDSGIHLLLISFGYRIELGQIPTAPIYTGYETVKSAMVAPLPQALTLTSIVIGVCVLALAMALTINAYRHYGSLDVNKLRRLRG; translated from the coding sequence GTGATCCCGTTCCAGTTCATCACCGCTTTCCTCATGATAGCAATGGGAATCTACGCGTTCCTCTACAAGAGGAACCTCATCAAGCTCATCCTGGCCCTCAACGTCATCGACTCCGGAATACACCTGCTCCTCATAAGCTTCGGTTACAGGATAGAGCTCGGCCAGATACCCACGGCACCCATCTACACCGGCTACGAGACCGTGAAGAGCGCCATGGTGGCTCCGCTGCCCCAGGCGCTCACCCTTACCAGCATAGTCATAGGAGTCTGTGTCCTCGCACTTGCTATGGCCCTCACGATAAACGCCTACAGGCACTACGGAAGCCTCGACGTTAACAAGCTCAGGAGGTTGAGAGGATGA
- a CDS encoding proton-conducting transporter membrane subunit, which translates to MNVLPYLIIVPLFGAFALPMVGLAGKKARELWAVLITAITLGVAAELFYTVWKGGEIIVYTLGAESPLGQGVPFPIRIVWEVDLLAALFILMVAFVAFVAVLYSTEYMSHDTGLEKYYALILLLEVGMLGIAMTGDLFNFYVFMEIMSIAGYALVAFRNDTWEGIEAGIKYMFVGSIASSFILLGIVLLYGQYGTLTMAYLAKMIAENPTFTAKVALGLLIGGLLFKSGAVPVHMWLADAHPAAPSSISAMLSGLVIKIGGTYALARMAFSVFSTGIDTKTVGWIIILFACVTLIVGNAMAVIQTDMKRLFAFSSVGQIGYILLGTGIGLAAYGSDVGNIALAGAIYHTVNHAVIKALLFLVAGAVIHQLGTKNLNELSGIARKMPVTSFAFLIGAAAIIGLPPMNGFASKWLIYESSALFNPLVAVIAVIGTAFSLAAYIRVLFTFLGRPSERVMDAREPGKAMLVPMLLLVAVIIVMGLFPWFISDRIMIPAAKMLENAGAYITAVLGGA; encoded by the coding sequence ATGAACGTCCTGCCGTACCTCATCATAGTCCCCCTCTTCGGAGCGTTCGCGCTCCCGATGGTCGGCCTCGCAGGAAAGAAGGCCAGGGAGCTGTGGGCAGTACTCATCACCGCCATCACGCTCGGCGTCGCGGCTGAGCTGTTCTACACCGTATGGAAGGGCGGCGAGATAATAGTGTACACGCTGGGTGCAGAGAGCCCGCTCGGCCAAGGCGTGCCCTTCCCGATAAGGATAGTCTGGGAGGTCGACCTGCTGGCTGCACTGTTCATCCTCATGGTGGCCTTCGTGGCCTTCGTGGCGGTGCTCTACTCCACCGAGTACATGAGCCATGATACCGGGCTCGAAAAGTACTACGCCCTCATACTCCTCCTTGAGGTCGGAATGCTCGGTATAGCCATGACCGGCGACCTCTTCAACTTCTACGTGTTCATGGAGATAATGAGCATAGCTGGCTACGCTCTGGTAGCTTTCAGGAACGACACCTGGGAGGGCATAGAGGCCGGCATAAAGTACATGTTCGTGGGGTCCATCGCGAGCAGCTTCATCCTCCTCGGAATAGTGCTCCTCTACGGCCAGTACGGAACGCTGACGATGGCCTACCTAGCCAAGATGATAGCCGAGAACCCGACGTTCACCGCCAAGGTGGCCCTCGGACTCCTCATCGGAGGGCTGCTCTTCAAGAGCGGTGCGGTTCCAGTCCACATGTGGCTCGCCGATGCCCACCCGGCAGCACCGAGCTCAATCAGCGCCATGCTCTCCGGCCTGGTCATCAAGATAGGTGGCACCTACGCCCTGGCCAGGATGGCCTTCAGCGTCTTCAGCACAGGCATAGACACCAAGACCGTAGGGTGGATCATAATACTCTTTGCCTGCGTTACCCTAATAGTAGGCAACGCGATGGCTGTAATCCAGACGGACATGAAGAGGCTCTTTGCCTTCTCCAGTGTGGGCCAGATTGGATACATCCTCCTCGGAACCGGAATAGGCTTGGCCGCCTACGGAAGCGATGTTGGAAACATCGCCCTCGCTGGAGCGATATACCACACCGTCAACCACGCCGTCATAAAGGCGCTCCTCTTCCTGGTTGCTGGAGCCGTCATCCACCAGCTCGGAACCAAGAACCTCAACGAGCTCAGTGGAATCGCCAGAAAGATGCCCGTGACGAGCTTCGCATTCCTTATCGGCGCCGCAGCGATAATAGGCCTCCCGCCGATGAACGGCTTTGCCAGCAAGTGGCTCATCTACGAGAGCTCGGCGCTCTTCAACCCGCTGGTGGCTGTCATAGCGGTGATAGGCACCGCCTTCAGCCTCGCGGCCTACATAAGGGTGCTCTTCACCTTCCTCGGGAGGCCCAGCGAGAGGGTCATGGACGCAAGGGAGCCAGGAAAGGCCATGCTTGTGCCGATGCTCCTCCTCGTGGCCGTTATAATAGTCATGGGGCTCTTCCCGTGGTTCATCAGCGACCGGATCATGATACCTGCCGCAAAGATGCTCGAAAACGCCGGAGCGTACATAACCGCCGTACTGGGGGGTGCGTGA
- a CDS encoding respiratory chain complex I subunit 1 family protein, whose protein sequence is MNLLYATLGFIGVYIYVSLASLLWGGVDRKLVARMQRRIGPPLLQPFYDFLKLVSKESIIPRDANRFFELAPVMALATSIALLAYTPLGFEPIFGTKGDVIVFIYLLTLIGFLRVVGAVSSGSPYAQIGAQREMALLASREAPMMLALFAILWRLSELGVTKPFSMGTFYEHSIWELGTPLSLIGTFILLFVFLAWLASEIEVGYFNIPEAETELAEGPMAEYSGRHLAIFELTNAIKAFVSASLVVAIFFPWGISGYLGLTGVSAMVVELIFHTLKVFAVLFVSMSIFRAITGRLRINQAVNMFWTRLLPAAVVGALLLAIDTLGVIA, encoded by the coding sequence ATGAACCTCCTCTACGCTACCCTTGGATTCATAGGGGTTTACATCTACGTCTCGCTCGCGTCACTGCTCTGGGGAGGAGTGGACAGGAAGCTCGTCGCGAGGATGCAGAGGAGAATAGGGCCCCCGCTGCTCCAGCCCTTCTACGACTTCCTGAAGCTGGTGAGCAAAGAGTCAATAATCCCAAGGGACGCCAACAGGTTCTTTGAGCTGGCCCCGGTCATGGCGCTCGCGACCTCAATAGCGCTCCTAGCCTACACGCCGCTCGGCTTCGAGCCTATCTTCGGGACGAAGGGCGACGTCATAGTCTTCATATACCTGCTTACCCTCATAGGATTCCTCCGCGTGGTCGGTGCCGTCAGCTCGGGCTCCCCCTACGCCCAGATTGGCGCCCAGAGGGAGATGGCCCTCCTTGCGTCAAGGGAGGCCCCCATGATGCTCGCCCTCTTTGCAATCCTCTGGCGCCTCAGCGAGCTCGGCGTTACCAAGCCCTTCAGCATGGGCACGTTCTACGAGCACAGCATCTGGGAGCTGGGGACGCCCCTCAGCCTCATAGGGACGTTCATACTCCTCTTCGTCTTCCTAGCCTGGCTCGCCAGCGAGATAGAGGTGGGCTACTTCAACATACCAGAGGCGGAGACGGAGCTCGCTGAAGGCCCTATGGCCGAGTACAGCGGCAGACACCTGGCGATATTCGAGCTCACCAACGCCATAAAGGCCTTCGTGAGTGCGAGCCTCGTCGTGGCAATATTCTTCCCGTGGGGGATTTCCGGCTACCTCGGCCTCACCGGGGTTTCCGCGATGGTGGTGGAGCTCATCTTCCACACCCTCAAGGTATTTGCCGTGCTCTTCGTCAGCATGAGCATCTTCAGGGCCATAACGGGAAGGCTCAGGATAAACCAGGCGGTGAACATGTTCTGGACGAGGCTCCTGCCGGCGGCAGTAGTCGGGGCGCTGCTCCTGGCCATTGACACCCTGGGGGTGATAGCATGA
- the mnhG gene encoding monovalent cation/H(+) antiporter subunit G, with translation MIEWIIGIFLAIGVFFNLLASVGILRFPDVYTRIHAATKCTTFGTIFIVLATVTYSVYSYYWIQKDPAWITIGIHSALVVIFLVLTNPVGAHAIGRAARKSGIAPYGAVIDELEGKL, from the coding sequence ATGATAGAGTGGATAATAGGGATTTTCCTAGCAATCGGGGTGTTCTTCAACCTGCTGGCCAGCGTCGGGATACTTCGCTTCCCGGACGTTTACACCAGGATACATGCGGCCACGAAGTGCACCACCTTCGGGACGATTTTCATAGTGCTCGCGACGGTTACATACTCGGTTTACAGCTACTACTGGATTCAGAAAGACCCCGCTTGGATAACCATAGGGATACACTCCGCCCTAGTCGTGATATTCCTCGTTCTCACCAACCCCGTCGGGGCACATGCCATAGGCCGCGCCGCCAGAAAGTCCGGGATAGCCCCCTACGGGGCCGTTATAGACGAGCTGGAGGGAAAGCTATGA
- a CDS encoding sodium:proton antiporter translates to MNNLVLVNLPFIVVALLLAVGFYTIGFKRNLIKVVIGVEILEGAVNLFLIALGYVKGAYAPIYTMAPKEAANNMVLPTPQALTLTSIVIGVAVSALMLAFAVNIYRHYGTLDVTKARRLRG, encoded by the coding sequence ATGAATAACCTGGTTCTGGTCAACCTGCCCTTCATAGTAGTGGCCCTCCTGCTGGCAGTGGGCTTCTACACGATAGGGTTCAAACGGAACCTCATCAAGGTCGTCATAGGGGTTGAAATACTCGAAGGGGCAGTCAACCTGTTCCTCATAGCTCTCGGCTACGTCAAAGGCGCCTACGCGCCGATATACACGATGGCACCAAAGGAGGCAGCCAACAACATGGTTCTGCCGACGCCCCAGGCGTTAACCCTGACCAGCATCGTCATAGGCGTCGCGGTATCTGCCCTCATGCTGGCCTTCGCCGTCAACATCTACCGCCACTACGGAACCCTCGACGTCACAAAGGCAAGGAGGCTGAGAGGATGA
- a CDS encoding cation:proton antiporter has product MTVNGVFIGAMILLLFSAMLTLIRLLAGPTIPDRAVALDSMTTTTAGAMVLYGVITRQAVFIDVALVYAVLSYIATLYIARYLVKKRVGIAERPEGEAS; this is encoded by the coding sequence ATGACGGTCAATGGGGTGTTTATAGGGGCGATGATACTGCTTCTCTTCTCGGCCATGCTGACGCTGATAAGGCTCCTCGCGGGGCCAACCATACCGGACAGAGCCGTTGCGCTCGACTCCATGACGACGACCACCGCCGGCGCGATGGTTCTCTACGGCGTTATAACAAGACAGGCGGTCTTCATCGACGTCGCGCTCGTCTACGCGGTTCTCAGCTACATAGCGACGCTTTACATAGCCCGCTACCTCGTGAAGAAGAGGGTCGGAATAGCCGAGAGGCCGGAGGGTGAGGCCTCATGA
- a CDS encoding Na+/H+ antiporter subunit E — protein sequence MGFAASFLWSLIVYLLLTAGSGSIVAWSPAELVAGVIIAAIIGYATKDVMDERIGYFFSPKRWLLFAVYAVGPFFFAMAKANLDVAYRVITGKIRPGIVKISPGLTRDEAKTLLANSITLTPGTFTLEIDDEGNFYVHWINVPPGKEKPTPEELCGYLPKWARRIAE from the coding sequence ATGGGATTTGCCGCATCGTTCCTATGGTCCCTCATTGTCTACCTCCTGCTGACGGCCGGCTCCGGTAGCATCGTGGCATGGAGCCCAGCGGAGCTGGTGGCCGGAGTGATTATTGCGGCGATAATAGGATACGCAACGAAGGACGTAATGGACGAAAGGATCGGCTACTTCTTCAGTCCGAAGCGGTGGCTGCTGTTCGCCGTCTACGCAGTCGGGCCGTTCTTCTTTGCCATGGCGAAGGCCAACCTCGACGTCGCCTACAGGGTCATAACAGGGAAGATCCGGCCGGGAATTGTGAAGATATCGCCCGGCCTGACGAGGGACGAGGCAAAGACCCTCCTGGCCAACTCGATAACCCTGACGCCGGGAACTTTCACGCTGGAGATAGACGATGAGGGCAACTTCTACGTCCACTGGATAAACGTGCCGCCCGGAAAGGAGAAGCCCACACCCGAAGAGTTGTGCGGATACCTTCCAAAATGGGCAAGGAGGATTGCGGAATGA
- a CDS encoding MnhB domain-containing protein produces the protein MTTVIIKTTTKYLATLILTFGAYIILHGHLTPGGGFQGGAVFASGLALLIVANRYEEVKRVFARAPLGALESIGALGFLGTALLGLMGYTFFKNVMANSGFFLFGEPTPAGINPGYLNTGGTLPYMNIFVGTKVLAGLTSIILVFYLLLGVRKDE, from the coding sequence ATGACCACCGTAATCATCAAGACCACCACGAAGTACCTAGCTACGCTCATACTCACCTTCGGAGCATACATAATCCTCCACGGTCACCTCACCCCTGGAGGCGGATTCCAGGGCGGTGCAGTCTTTGCGAGCGGGCTGGCCTTGCTAATAGTCGCCAACAGGTACGAAGAAGTCAAAAGGGTCTTCGCCAGAGCCCCCCTGGGTGCCCTTGAGAGCATAGGCGCCCTAGGCTTCCTTGGAACGGCCCTCCTGGGCCTCATGGGATACACGTTCTTCAAGAACGTCATGGCGAACAGCGGGTTCTTCCTCTTTGGGGAGCCTACCCCCGCCGGAATAAACCCCGGCTACCTGAACACGGGGGGGACGCTGCCGTACATGAACATATTCGTCGGGACGAAGGTTTTAGCGGGCCTGACGAGCATAATCCTGGTGTTCTACCTCCTCCTGGGGGTGAGGAAAGATGAATAA
- a CDS encoding hydrogenase, whose translation MFGYWDALYFVYVFIIGLIISYMLYKWAERSSTGTRRTGDGTKIFLSGEDQDNVIPQFEHFQGYVTGRHVMWGLIRGIHRLFLVFRREHTGLLSDYVSYLLVTTAIVVGALIVWG comes from the coding sequence ATGTTCGGCTACTGGGACGCTCTCTACTTCGTTTACGTTTTCATCATAGGCCTGATCATCTCGTACATGCTCTACAAGTGGGCTGAGAGGTCGAGTACTGGAACTAGGAGAACCGGGGATGGAACCAAGATATTTCTCAGCGGTGAGGATCAGGACAACGTTATCCCGCAGTTCGAGCACTTCCAGGGCTACGTCACTGGAAGGCACGTCATGTGGGGCCTCATCAGAGGGATCCACAGGCTCTTCCTGGTCTTCCGCAGGGAGCACACCGGTCTCTTGAGCGACTACGTCAGCTACCTGCTCGTCACGACGGCGATAGTGGTGGGGGCCCTGATAGTCTGGGGATGA
- a CDS encoding 4Fe-4S binding protein, with the protein MKVPPTLSTVLGNLFKKPATNPFPESEPVPVPEGFRGKLNYDVEKCVGCRLCIMVCPAGVIEYVPEVRKVTFWLGRCVFCAQCVDVCPVNALWMSDEFLLATTDKYEDNLMWFHGEEIEEFKKKLEEQKKAKEAAKKPAAK; encoded by the coding sequence ATGAAGGTTCCACCGACCCTCTCCACCGTCCTCGGAAACCTCTTCAAGAAGCCTGCAACCAACCCATTCCCTGAGAGCGAGCCAGTGCCGGTTCCGGAGGGGTTCAGGGGCAAGCTCAACTACGACGTCGAGAAGTGCGTCGGCTGCAGGCTGTGCATCATGGTCTGCCCCGCCGGCGTCATAGAGTACGTTCCAGAGGTCAGGAAGGTTACCTTCTGGCTCGGAAGGTGCGTCTTCTGCGCCCAGTGTGTCGACGTCTGCCCTGTCAATGCACTCTGGATGAGCGACGAGTTCCTGCTGGCGACCACCGACAAGTACGAGGACAACCTCATGTGGTTCCACGGGGAGGAGATCGAAGAGTTCAAAAAGAAGCTTGAGGAGCAGAAGAAGGCCAAGGAGGCCGCCAAGAAGCCGGCGGCCAAATGA